From a region of the Campylobacter sp. genome:
- a CDS encoding ATP-binding protein, whose product MKKVLLSCALAGALFGLEIDGFSAPSGSLITDDAFYIANRGSSEDPQERDGFISRIVKNSGVVETNFIDDLVNPGGMAQIGDVLYVCDLDAIRGFSKGQEIFNLKIEGAQALNDVVALGSEVLLASDNVRGTIWRIDLLSRTADEFARIDPSLGSPNGLLAKGDKLLITTFDLSGKVSGRVLSMNLKSREISIFADMKGVFYGIARGKNGEILVSDWGEDLLSGKIWRIDANGQIRKINLGAMQRPADISSDGKVLLIPKTLENKVELINLP is encoded by the coding sequence ATGAAAAAAGTTCTACTTTCGTGCGCCTTGGCGGGCGCGCTTTTTGGCCTAGAGATCGACGGATTTAGCGCACCTAGCGGTTCGCTCATTACCGATGACGCCTTTTATATCGCAAATCGCGGTAGTAGTGAAGATCCACAAGAGCGCGACGGCTTCATCAGCCGCATAGTAAAAAACTCGGGTGTCGTTGAGACAAATTTTATAGACGATCTGGTAAATCCGGGCGGAATGGCGCAGATCGGCGACGTGCTCTACGTGTGCGATCTGGACGCAATCAGGGGCTTTAGCAAAGGCCAGGAGATTTTCAATCTAAAAATCGAGGGAGCGCAGGCCTTAAACGACGTCGTAGCGCTCGGTAGCGAGGTTTTGCTCGCAAGCGATAATGTGCGTGGGACGATCTGGCGCATCGACCTGCTCTCGCGCACCGCGGATGAGTTTGCGCGCATCGATCCATCGCTAGGCAGCCCAAACGGACTTTTGGCTAAAGGCGATAAGCTTCTGATCACTACATTCGATCTTAGTGGAAAGGTTTCGGGGCGCGTGCTAAGCATGAATCTGAAATCTCGAGAAATTTCGATCTTTGCCGATATGAAGGGGGTTTTCTACGGCATAGCGCGCGGAAAAAACGGCGAAATTTTAGTTAGCGACTGGGGCGAGGATCTTTTAAGCGGCAAAATTTGGCGTATTGATGCAAACGGGCAGATACGCAAAATAAACCTCGGCGCGATGCAAAGACCTGCGGACATCTCAAGCGACGGCAAGGTTTTATTGATCCCAAAAACGCTGGAAAACAAGGTGGAGCTGATAAATTTGCCTTGA
- a CDS encoding arginyltransferase: MTEIPFCTLDFACPYLGGRAARSEYLYIKDCDFEYNSSLVQHGYRRFGRYFQKPICAACAECKSLRVDAANFKFSRSHRRVYKNNRTTAYVWQPRPLLNDARLELFALYHDYMHLKKGWPLQEIDFERYDEIYVQGHGDFGKEISYYGEDGRLICVDLIDIVDDGISSVYCYYDPYLPHLSLGKFSLLKQIEFAQDLGLRWIYLGYAVEQCPSLAYKFSYEPYEILSNYSDLNEKAAWK, encoded by the coding sequence ATGACTGAAATTCCATTTTGTACGCTGGATTTTGCCTGCCCCTATCTAGGCGGCAGAGCCGCACGCAGCGAGTATCTCTACATAAAAGACTGCGACTTCGAGTATAATTCAAGCTTAGTGCAGCACGGCTACCGCCGCTTCGGCAGGTATTTTCAAAAGCCCATTTGTGCAGCCTGTGCGGAGTGTAAAAGCCTACGCGTCGATGCGGCAAATTTTAAATTTAGCAGATCGCACCGCCGCGTCTATAAAAATAATCGCACGACCGCCTATGTGTGGCAGCCTCGCCCGCTTTTAAACGATGCGCGTTTGGAGCTTTTCGCGCTCTATCACGACTACATGCATCTAAAAAAGGGCTGGCCTCTGCAAGAGATCGATTTTGAGCGATATGATGAAATTTACGTCCAGGGCCACGGCGACTTCGGCAAAGAAATTTCCTACTACGGCGAGGACGGGCGACTTATCTGCGTCGATCTCATCGATATCGTGGATGACGGCATCAGCTCGGTGTATTGCTACTACGATCCGTATCTGCCGCATCTAAGTCTGGGTAAATTTTCGCTTTTAAAACAGATCGAGTTCGCCCAAGATCTGGGGCTACGCTGGATTTATTTGGGCTATGCGGTTGAACAGTGTCCGAGCCTAGCGTATAAATTTAGCTACGAGCCGTATGAAATTTTATCTAACTACTCTGACCTAAACGAAAAGGCGGCTTGGAAATAG
- a CDS encoding acetyl-CoA carboxylase subunit A, whose protein sequence is MIRKILIANRGEIAVRIIRACRDLHIKSVAIYTKPDIDCLHVKIADEAYEVSADALKGYLDAKKIVEVAKECGADAIHPGYGFLSENFDFAREVEDAGIIFIGPKPDVIRKMGNKNIARYLMRKNGIPIVPGTEKLNHESMDTIKKYAREIGYPVILKASGGGGGRGIREVWEEKDMQSAYDSCTREAKTFFNNDEIFMEKLVVKPRHIEFQIIGDNYGNIIHLCERDCSIQRRHQKIIEIAPCPSISEHLRKTMGTTAVAAAKAVNYTNVGTVEFLLDDYNNFYFMEMNTRIQVEHGITEEVTGVDLVVRQIRIANGEILELEQSDIKPHGYAIEARITSENVWKNFTPVPGTVSDYYPALGPSVRVDSHIYKGYKIPPFYDSLLAKLIIKTTDYDLAVNKLERALKEFRIEGVRTIIPFLLSISKSREFRLGFFDTSYVEKNLDKILENTIDDMQPNKNEAIAAIIAAMRKSARI, encoded by the coding sequence ATGATACGTAAAATTCTTATCGCTAATCGCGGCGAGATCGCGGTTCGCATCATTAGGGCCTGCAGAGATCTGCATATTAAAAGCGTCGCGATCTACACCAAACCCGACATCGATTGCTTGCACGTAAAAATCGCCGATGAGGCCTACGAGGTCAGCGCCGACGCGCTAAAAGGCTATCTGGACGCCAAAAAGATCGTCGAAGTCGCCAAAGAGTGTGGCGCTGATGCGATACATCCTGGATACGGCTTTTTGAGCGAGAATTTTGACTTTGCAAGAGAGGTTGAGGACGCGGGGATCATATTCATCGGCCCAAAGCCTGACGTTATCCGCAAAATGGGCAACAAAAACATCGCTCGCTATTTGATGCGCAAAAACGGCATTCCGATCGTGCCAGGCACCGAAAAGCTAAATCACGAGAGCATGGATACGATCAAAAAATATGCGCGCGAGATCGGCTATCCCGTGATTTTAAAGGCTAGCGGCGGCGGCGGCGGACGCGGTATCCGCGAGGTGTGGGAAGAGAAGGATATGCAGAGCGCCTATGACTCGTGCACAAGGGAGGCGAAAACCTTTTTTAACAACGATGAAATTTTTATGGAAAAACTCGTCGTCAAGCCTCGCCACATCGAGTTTCAGATCATCGGCGATAACTACGGCAACATCATTCACCTCTGCGAGCGCGATTGTTCGATCCAGCGCCGCCACCAAAAGATCATCGAGATCGCGCCGTGTCCCTCGATAAGCGAGCATCTGCGTAAAACTATGGGTACGACTGCAGTCGCTGCGGCAAAAGCGGTGAATTATACCAATGTCGGCACGGTGGAATTTTTGCTCGATGACTACAATAACTTTTATTTTATGGAGATGAATACCCGTATCCAGGTCGAGCACGGCATCACCGAGGAAGTTACGGGCGTCGATCTGGTCGTGCGCCAGATCCGCATCGCAAACGGCGAAATTTTAGAGCTTGAACAAAGCGATATTAAGCCGCACGGCTATGCGATCGAGGCGCGTATTACCTCTGAAAACGTCTGGAAAAATTTCACCCCCGTTCCCGGCACCGTCAGCGATTATTATCCAGCACTTGGTCCTTCCGTGCGCGTCGATAGCCACATCTACAAAGGTTATAAAATTCCGCCGTTTTACGACTCGCTTCTAGCCAAGCTCATCATTAAAACCACCGACTACGATCTAGCCGTCAATAAGCTAGAGCGCGCGCTGAAGGAGTTTCGCATCGAGGGGGTGCGCACGATCATTCCGTTTTTGCTCAGTATCAGCAAGTCGCGTGAGTTCCGGCTTGGCTTTTTCGATACGAGCTACGTAGAGAAAAATTTAGACAAAATTTTAGAAAACACTATTGATGATATGCAGCCGAATAAAAACGAAGCGATCGCCGCCATCATCGCTGCGATGCGTAAATCGGCGCGGATTTAG
- a CDS encoding HU family DNA-binding protein, with protein MKKADFIQVVADKAGLSKKDTVKVVDSALEAIKELLVKGDDISFIGFGSFGIAERAAREGKVPGTNRTYKSPATKVVKFKVGKQLKEAVAAAKGKKKK; from the coding sequence ATGAAAAAAGCTGATTTTATCCAGGTAGTTGCCGATAAGGCAGGTCTTTCTAAAAAAGATACCGTTAAGGTAGTTGATTCTGCACTTGAGGCTATCAAAGAGCTTTTGGTAAAAGGTGATGACATAAGCTTCATCGGCTTCGGATCTTTCGGTATTGCAGAGCGTGCAGCTCGCGAGGGTAAAGTTCCTGGCACAAACAGAACTTACAAATCTCCTGCTACTAAAGTAGTAAAATTTAAAGTCGGCAAACAGCTAAAAGAGGCTGTTGCAGCTGCAAAAGGCAAGAAGAAAAAATAA
- a CDS encoding response regulator transcription factor, translating into MTKILMIEDDLELAEILSEYLQQYDIDITVADDPFLGLSKLNLENFNLVILDLTLPGMDGLEVCKEIRKNTDIPIIISSARHDLTDKINAFDFGADDYLPKPYNPQELLARIKRHIERYDINSIQRAAKPKKDLEVDDFRHVISFKGQPLSLTIAEYDVLSYLIKKEGGAITREELIYNCSSISEESSSKSIDVIIGRIRLKLGETSKAPSYIHAIRGVGYKLIQ; encoded by the coding sequence ATGACTAAAATTTTAATGATAGAGGACGATTTAGAACTCGCCGAAATTTTAAGCGAATATTTGCAACAATACGATATCGATATCACCGTCGCGGACGATCCGTTTTTGGGGCTTTCTAAGTTAAATTTAGAAAATTTCAACCTCGTGATTTTAGATCTCACGCTTCCTGGGATGGATGGGCTTGAGGTCTGCAAAGAGATCCGCAAAAACACCGATATACCGATCATAATATCAAGCGCCCGCCACGATCTGACCGACAAGATCAACGCTTTTGACTTCGGCGCGGACGATTATCTGCCAAAGCCCTATAATCCGCAAGAGCTTTTAGCGCGCATCAAGCGCCACATCGAGCGCTACGACATAAACTCCATTCAGCGCGCCGCAAAGCCAAAAAAAGACCTCGAAGTGGACGATTTCCGCCACGTCATCAGCTTCAAAGGACAGCCCTTGTCGCTCACCATCGCCGAATACGACGTGCTTTCGTATCTCATCAAAAAGGAAGGCGGCGCGATCACCCGCGAGGAGCTCATCTACAACTGCAGCTCCATAAGCGAGGAATCCTCGAGCAAAAGCATCGACGTCATCATCGGTCGCATCCGCCTAAAGCTCGGCGAAACGTCCAAGGCGCCTAGCTACATCCACGCCATCCGCGGCGTAGGCTATAAGCTGATACAATAA
- a CDS encoding ArsS family sensor histidine kinase: MKVRSSIFYTITFIFALAAVGVSLALLWLIGYDQQNYTRELNSKYSIVARANLYQMSKLISDVEYERQVANFEFSTIRDEAKRDEIIKGAEILDSISADIGSADILLFKRKHYLKITHAGETRLLNDKEYQPYRYDIFKAIYGVILVIILLAYIFIIRKIRPLRKLKRQIDKFAKGDLQIKDVSVGNDEISEVSHAFYEAVTQINKLNESRHLFLRNIMHELKTPITKGRIAVEMIEHGKNQERLISVFERLESLINEFAAVERATAGTALIERGIFSMDEILKEALSIAMIEPGCVTLENPLGLSLNVDLKLFCVAVKNLIDNAVKYAADGKILIRLDAQTMDFITLGEPLQKDFSYYKEAFVKGTNAKQSFGLGLYIVDNIAKAHGLKFLYRRQDELNVFYFEGIEKIAAL; the protein is encoded by the coding sequence ATGAAAGTAAGATCGTCGATTTTTTACACCATCACGTTCATCTTCGCGCTCGCTGCCGTGGGCGTTTCGCTCGCTCTACTCTGGCTCATTGGCTACGATCAGCAAAACTACACCCGCGAGCTAAACTCCAAATACTCCATCGTTGCGCGCGCGAACCTATATCAAATGAGCAAGCTCATCAGCGACGTCGAATACGAACGGCAGGTCGCAAATTTCGAGTTTTCGACCATCCGCGATGAAGCCAAGCGCGATGAGATCATCAAAGGCGCCGAAATTTTAGATAGCATCTCCGCAGACATCGGCTCTGCGGACATCTTGCTTTTTAAGCGCAAGCACTACTTAAAAATCACTCACGCTGGCGAGACGCGGCTTTTAAACGACAAGGAGTATCAGCCCTACCGCTACGATATTTTCAAGGCGATCTACGGCGTCATTTTGGTGATCATCCTGCTTGCGTATATCTTCATCATCCGCAAAATTCGCCCCCTTCGCAAGCTCAAACGCCAGATCGATAAATTTGCTAAAGGCGATCTTCAGATCAAGGACGTAAGCGTAGGAAACGACGAAATTTCCGAGGTTTCGCACGCATTTTACGAGGCGGTCACGCAGATAAATAAGCTTAACGAATCACGCCATCTGTTTTTGCGAAACATAATGCACGAGCTCAAAACTCCCATCACAAAGGGTCGCATCGCCGTCGAGATGATCGAGCACGGCAAAAATCAAGAGCGCCTCATCTCGGTCTTTGAGCGGCTGGAAAGCCTAATCAACGAATTTGCGGCGGTCGAGCGCGCGACCGCGGGTACGGCACTAATCGAACGCGGAATTTTTTCAATGGATGAAATTTTAAAAGAAGCGCTTAGTATCGCAATGATCGAGCCCGGCTGCGTGACGCTGGAAAATCCGCTAGGCCTAAGCCTAAACGTCGATCTGAAGCTCTTTTGCGTCGCGGTGAAAAATTTAATCGACAACGCCGTAAAATACGCCGCAGACGGTAAAATTTTAATCCGCTTAGATGCCCAAACGATGGACTTCATAACGCTCGGAGAGCCGCTGCAGAAGGACTTTAGCTACTACAAAGAGGCCTTCGTCAAGGGCACGAACGCTAAGCAAAGCTTCGGCCTGGGGCTTTACATCGTCGATAACATCGCCAAGGCGCACGGGCTAAAATTCCTCTACCGCAGGCAGGACGAGCTAAATGTCTTTTATTTCGAGGGGATCGAAAAGATAGCTGCGTTATGA
- a CDS encoding cytochrome C oxidase subunit III, with the protein MRNFIFLALFLNAVIFFLPRGAEAESFITDEEYGAMLYKNPRGVGCDKCHGEKGEGSLIATYKEFNRTAGAYYERSLNAPPINNLSLQELADGISSSRDVMPSYFLTQNEIIIIYKYIKSINQPKKKEKK; encoded by the coding sequence ATGCGAAATTTCATATTTTTAGCGCTGTTTTTAAACGCGGTCATATTTTTTCTACCTCGCGGCGCAGAAGCTGAGAGCTTTATCACCGATGAGGAGTACGGCGCAATGCTGTATAAAAATCCGCGCGGCGTGGGCTGCGACAAGTGCCACGGCGAAAAGGGCGAGGGCTCGCTGATCGCGACATATAAAGAATTTAACCGCACCGCAGGCGCCTACTACGAGCGCTCTCTAAACGCACCGCCGATCAACAATCTCTCGCTTCAGGAGCTCGCCGACGGGATCAGCAGCTCGCGCGACGTGATGCCGAGCTACTTCCTGACGCAAAACGAGATCATCATCATCTACAAATATATAAAATCGATAAATCAACCCAAAAAGAAGGAGAAAAAATGA
- the hemL gene encoding glutamate-1-semialdehyde 2,1-aminomutase: MNNHDEFLAAQKLIPGGVDSPVRAFGNVGGEPFMVDRGEGSYIYDVEGKKYLDFVQSWGPLIFGHADADIERAVVQTAKKGLSFGASSPLETQLASLVLKNFDFLDKIRFTSSGTEATMSAIRLARAFSGRDKILKFEGCYHGHSDSLLVKAGSGASTFGNASSAGVPQDVAKNTYLARYNDIQSVKDVLAQNDIGTIIIEPIAGNMGLVPADPEFLTELRALCDEKKIVLIIDEVMSGFRASKLGSYGIYGVRGDLVTFGKVIGGGMSVAAFAGKREIMDMISPLGAVYQAGTLSGNPVAMAAGIASLSKIYANSGLYERLGELARRLTDGLCAIAQHRGIALQTACVGSMFGYFFADEEVRDYDGALRADTARFAKFHGEMIKRGVFLAPSQFETGFICASMDEAQIDFALNAADEAMAAL, translated from the coding sequence ATGAATAATCACGACGAATTTTTAGCGGCACAAAAACTTATCCCAGGCGGCGTAGATTCGCCAGTGCGAGCATTCGGTAACGTAGGCGGCGAGCCTTTTATGGTAGATCGCGGCGAGGGCTCGTACATCTACGACGTCGAGGGCAAAAAATATCTCGACTTCGTGCAGAGCTGGGGCCCGCTCATCTTCGGCCACGCCGATGCTGACATTGAGCGCGCCGTCGTGCAGACCGCTAAAAAGGGGCTAAGTTTCGGCGCATCCAGCCCGCTTGAGACGCAGCTTGCCTCGCTGGTGCTAAAAAATTTCGATTTCCTAGATAAGATCCGCTTTACCAGCAGCGGCACGGAAGCCACGATGAGCGCGATCCGTCTTGCGCGCGCCTTTAGCGGACGAGATAAAATTTTAAAATTTGAGGGTTGCTACCACGGCCACAGCGACAGCCTGCTCGTCAAAGCGGGCAGCGGCGCAAGCACCTTCGGTAACGCAAGCAGCGCGGGCGTGCCGCAGGATGTCGCGAAAAACACCTACCTAGCCAGATACAACGACATACAAAGCGTAAAGGACGTCCTAGCACAAAACGACATCGGCACGATTATCATCGAGCCTATCGCGGGGAATATGGGCTTGGTGCCAGCGGATCCCGAATTTTTAACCGAGCTTCGCGCGCTGTGCGACGAGAAAAAGATCGTGCTGATAATAGACGAGGTAATGAGCGGCTTTCGTGCTAGCAAGCTAGGCAGCTACGGCATCTACGGCGTCCGCGGCGATCTGGTAACCTTCGGCAAGGTCATCGGCGGCGGTATGAGCGTGGCGGCGTTTGCGGGCAAGCGCGAAATCATGGATATGATAAGCCCGCTAGGAGCGGTGTATCAAGCGGGCACGCTAAGCGGAAACCCCGTCGCAATGGCTGCAGGCATCGCTAGCCTAAGTAAAATTTACGCTAACAGCGGCCTTTACGAAAGGCTCGGTGAGCTGGCGCGCAGGCTTACGGACGGGCTTTGCGCCATCGCGCAGCACCGCGGCATCGCGCTGCAAACCGCCTGCGTAGGCTCGATGTTCGGCTACTTTTTTGCAGACGAAGAGGTGCGCGACTATGACGGCGCCTTGCGGGCAGACACCGCGCGCTTTGCGAAATTTCACGGCGAGATGATTAAGCGCGGCGTATTTTTGGCGCCTAGTCAGTTTGAGACAGGCTTTATCTGCGCCAGCATGGACGAAGCGCAGATCGACTTTGCGCTAAACGCCGCGGATGAAGCGATGGCGGCGCTTTAA
- a CDS encoding AtpZ/AtpI family protein, translating into MRVTKNLNKIARGACDISLGISIVVAIGIGVAIGLGLRHLTGSLLLLWLGIAIGIAAAFLNVYRACKALNSSLKELENDPKYKADPKNFDDDDEWDERD; encoded by the coding sequence ATGAGAGTAACGAAAAATTTAAACAAAATCGCAAGGGGCGCCTGCGACATCAGTCTAGGCATCTCGATCGTCGTAGCGATCGGCATCGGCGTAGCGATCGGGCTTGGGCTGCGGCACCTCACGGGCTCGCTGCTTTTATTATGGCTTGGCATCGCTATCGGCATCGCGGCGGCGTTTTTGAACGTTTACCGCGCCTGCAAGGCGCTAAATTCGAGTCTAAAAGAGCTTGAAAACGATCCGAAATACAAGGCGGATCCGAAAAATTTCGACGACGACGATGAATGGGATGAGCGGGATTGA
- a CDS encoding pitrilysin family protein, translated as MFPKFKKITLQNGLQIYHIPMNKGSGVISVDVFYNVGSRDETMGKSGIAHMLEHLNFKSTKNRKAGEFDAIVKGFGGVNNASTGFDYTHYFIKCASSNLEVCLDLYADIMQNLSLKDKEFQPERKVVLEERLWRTDNDPFGYLFFRLYNAAFLYHPYHWTPIGFRKDIENWGIKDIKEFHAKFYQPQNAVLLITGDIGEKAAFDAAKKYFASVKNKSEIPRLHCTEPAQDGEKLSVIYKSSEAQIVAVAFKIPPFNHADAAAIKAMDIYLSGGKSSLLQRVLVDEKKLANQINIYDMSAKDENLFIVFAVCNQGVSGEALRDEILTLIEKAKKAKISDDDMLKIKNTLSSDLIYSLDSASKVAQMYGSYIVRGDLDALFRLEREIKSLDKNAVKKAMKTYLSLKSSTSIILRKENDE; from the coding sequence ATGTTTCCGAAATTTAAGAAAATCACGCTACAAAACGGGCTTCAAATTTATCACATTCCGATGAATAAAGGCAGCGGCGTCATCAGCGTGGACGTGTTTTACAACGTCGGCTCGCGCGACGAGACGATGGGCAAAAGCGGCATAGCGCACATGCTGGAGCATCTAAATTTTAAATCCACGAAAAATCGCAAGGCGGGCGAGTTCGACGCGATCGTAAAGGGCTTTGGCGGCGTAAATAACGCAAGCACGGGCTTTGATTACACGCACTACTTCATCAAGTGCGCGAGCTCAAATTTAGAGGTCTGCTTGGATCTTTACGCCGACATAATGCAAAACTTAAGCCTCAAAGACAAAGAATTTCAGCCCGAGCGCAAGGTCGTGCTCGAGGAGCGGCTGTGGCGCACCGATAACGATCCGTTCGGATACCTATTTTTCAGGCTATATAACGCCGCGTTTTTGTACCACCCGTACCACTGGACGCCGATCGGCTTTCGTAAGGATATCGAAAACTGGGGTATCAAAGATATCAAAGAATTTCACGCTAAATTTTATCAGCCGCAAAACGCCGTGCTGCTGATCACCGGCGACATCGGCGAAAAGGCTGCGTTTGATGCGGCTAAAAAATACTTCGCGTCCGTAAAAAACAAAAGCGAAATTCCGCGCCTTCACTGCACCGAGCCCGCGCAAGACGGCGAGAAGCTTAGCGTTATTTACAAAAGCAGCGAGGCGCAGATCGTGGCGGTCGCCTTTAAAATTCCGCCGTTTAACCACGCCGACGCCGCGGCGATCAAAGCGATGGATATATATCTTAGCGGCGGCAAGAGCTCACTTTTGCAGCGCGTGCTGGTCGATGAGAAAAAGCTCGCCAATCAGATCAACATCTACGATATGAGCGCCAAGGACGAGAATTTATTTATAGTCTTTGCCGTTTGCAACCAAGGCGTAAGCGGCGAGGCGCTGAGAGATGAAATTTTAACGCTGATCGAAAAAGCCAAAAAAGCTAAAATAAGCGACGACGATATGCTAAAGATCAAAAACACCCTAAGCAGCGATCTTATCTACTCCCTCGACAGCGCTAGCAAGGTAGCGCAGATGTACGGCAGCTACATCGTCCGCGGCGATCTGGACGCGCTATTTAGGCTGGAGCGTGAAATCAAAAGTCTAGATAAAAACGCGGTTAAAAAAGCGATGAAAACCTATCTAAGCCTTAAAAGCTCCACAAGCATTATCTTACGAAAGGAAAACGATGAATAA
- the dapA gene encoding 4-hydroxy-tetrahydrodipicolinate synthase gives MNKNVIIGSMTALITPFKEGKLDEQTYAKLIKRQIANGISAVVPVGTTGESATLTHDEHRVCIEIAVDACKGTDVKVLAGAGSNATHEAIGLAQFAQAHGADGILSVAPYYNKPTQKGLYLHYKAIASSVDLPVLLYNVPGRTGCDIAADTIIKLFNDCENIYGVKEASGSIDKCVDLLAHEPRLSVLSGEDAINYPILSNGGKGVISVTANLLPDYTAKLVKFALQNEFLKAKQINDDLYAINKILFCESNPIPIKAAMYIAGLAPSLEYRLPLCEPSAENLKKIENVMKQYTIKGF, from the coding sequence ATGAATAAAAATGTCATAATCGGCTCTATGACGGCGCTGATCACGCCTTTTAAAGAGGGCAAACTAGACGAGCAGACCTACGCTAAGCTCATCAAAAGACAGATCGCAAACGGCATAAGCGCGGTCGTACCCGTAGGCACCACGGGCGAGAGCGCGACGCTGACGCACGACGAGCACCGCGTCTGTATCGAGATCGCCGTAGATGCGTGTAAGGGCACGGACGTCAAGGTGCTAGCGGGCGCGGGCAGTAATGCAACTCACGAAGCGATCGGGCTAGCGCAGTTTGCGCAGGCTCACGGCGCGGACGGAATTTTATCCGTAGCGCCCTACTACAACAAACCCACCCAAAAAGGACTCTATCTGCACTACAAGGCGATCGCTAGCTCGGTAGATCTGCCGGTACTGCTATACAACGTGCCAGGGCGCACCGGCTGCGACATAGCCGCAGATACGATCATCAAGCTTTTTAACGACTGCGAGAACATCTACGGCGTCAAAGAAGCTAGCGGCAGCATCGATAAATGCGTCGATCTGCTCGCACACGAGCCGCGCCTTAGCGTGCTTAGCGGCGAGGATGCGATCAACTATCCGATCCTAAGTAACGGCGGCAAGGGCGTGATCTCCGTTACGGCAAATTTACTGCCCGATTACACGGCGAAGCTTGTGAAATTTGCGCTGCAAAATGAGTTTTTAAAAGCCAAGCAGATCAACGACGATCTCTACGCGATCAATAAAATTTTATTCTGCGAGAGCAATCCGATCCCGATCAAAGCGGCGATGTATATCGCGGGCCTCGCGCCGAGTTTGGAGTACCGCTTGCCGCTTTGCGAGCCGAGCGCGGAAAACCTCAAAAAAATAGAAAACGTGATGAAACAATACACTATCAAAGGATTTTAA
- a CDS encoding enoyl-ACP reductase produces MTNEFKGKTLVISGGTRGIGRAIVLEFAAAGANIAFTYNSNEELATSQAADLEKAYGIKARAYALNILEPETYKELFAKIDEDFARVDFFISNAIISGRAVAGGYTKFMRLKPRGINNIFTATVNAFVVGAQEAAKRMEAVGGGSIISLSSTGNLVYIENYAGHGTAKAAVEAMARYAATELGEKNIRVNVVSGGPIETDALRAFTNYEEVRDKTAELSPLGRMGQPEDLAGACLFLCSSKASWVTGHTFIVDGGTTFK; encoded by the coding sequence TTGACGAACGAATTTAAAGGAAAAACGCTAGTTATCAGCGGCGGCACGAGAGGTATAGGCAGGGCGATAGTTTTGGAATTCGCAGCTGCAGGGGCGAATATCGCTTTTACGTATAATTCTAACGAGGAGCTAGCGACTTCGCAAGCAGCCGATCTTGAGAAGGCTTACGGCATCAAGGCGCGCGCTTATGCGCTCAATATCTTAGAGCCCGAGACCTACAAGGAGCTCTTTGCCAAGATCGACGAGGATTTTGCGCGAGTGGATTTTTTCATCTCAAACGCCATCATCTCGGGTCGCGCAGTCGCGGGCGGATACACTAAATTTATGAGGCTAAAGCCGCGCGGCATCAACAATATCTTTACCGCGACCGTAAATGCCTTCGTCGTGGGTGCGCAAGAAGCCGCAAAACGCATGGAAGCGGTAGGCGGCGGCTCGATCATCTCGCTTAGCTCCACGGGAAATTTAGTCTATATCGAAAACTACGCGGGTCACGGCACAGCAAAAGCCGCGGTTGAAGCGATGGCACGCTACGCCGCGACCGAGCTTGGGGAGAAAAATATCCGCGTAAACGTAGTAAGCGGCGGCCCGATCGAGACGGACGCGCTACGAGCCTTTACAAACTACGAAGAAGTACGCGATAAAACCGCCGAGCTTAGCCCGCTAGGACGCATGGGACAGCCGGAGGATCTGGCGGGAGCATGTTTGTTTCTATGCTCAAGCAAGGCTAGCTGGGTAACAGGGCACACCTTCATCGTCGACGGCGGAACGACCTTTAAATAA